The Caulifigura coniformis genome includes a region encoding these proteins:
- a CDS encoding VOC family protein yields the protein MRKSNSPGSATVMPTMRYRDANAAIEWLSKAFGFEKKVAYTAENGDVMHAELTYGDGMIMLGSARDDELSQYMGVPAEIGGRSTGCAYVVVDDAQLHHDRAVAAGAKIVRPLTTEPHGSMYCCTDLEGHLWCFGDYDPWESPAAA from the coding sequence ATGCGCAAATCGAATTCTCCCGGCAGCGCGACCGTCATGCCGACGATGCGCTACCGCGACGCCAACGCGGCCATCGAATGGCTGAGCAAGGCCTTCGGCTTCGAGAAGAAGGTCGCCTACACGGCCGAGAACGGCGACGTGATGCATGCCGAACTGACCTACGGCGACGGCATGATCATGCTGGGATCTGCCCGGGACGATGAGCTTTCGCAATACATGGGAGTGCCGGCAGAAATCGGCGGTCGCTCGACAGGGTGCGCCTATGTCGTCGTTGATGACGCCCAGCTGCACCATGACCGCGCCGTGGCCGCGGGGGCCAAAATCGTGCGTCCCCTGACGACTGAACCCCACGGCTCGATGTACTGCTGCACCGATCTCGAAGGTCATTTGTGGTGCTTTGGCGATTATGACCCGTGGGAATCCCCGGCAGCGGCGTAG
- a CDS encoding SIR2 family protein has protein sequence MKLLLFGAGASGDAKVPTSVEMTKELVARVVQTKDKRLVPMIHFIVGGLMFRTGMSGHNPLDGIDVEELFRAVELLAHREDFEGVAFIGSWHQMVEQLDRATVASGRVQHVLNTIFDELFRQFQNGIPQFPNTLGSGTIDRAIQDAVKQHAGRGPSFGSNSVRGVEGAITDTIRKALQEWVDRMRRSRFSVAGLTRRDPAAETLGQVLSDAANVQSAGLYGKLATQLLHFLVDVVWITDGSRVEYLAALGELSRRQNGLAIASLNYDNAVELYAKQAGLTVSDGVESWSETGTVMFEHADIKLMKLHGSIDWVSADTKPTPERPYRTRAISKVAPEDIGKDKHLPAVVFGHRNKLTAKGPFLDLLFAFREELHRASELVVVGYSFRDEHVNEYIGQWLNGGVERTMTIISRRGQAGAGPFVKAVVRAGKGRVRFIAAKASDGLQQVLAMNDTPDSQ, from the coding sequence ATGAAACTTCTTCTCTTCGGTGCTGGCGCTTCGGGTGATGCGAAGGTCCCAACCTCGGTCGAGATGACCAAAGAACTTGTCGCTCGCGTCGTGCAGACGAAAGACAAACGTCTAGTGCCGATGATTCACTTCATCGTGGGCGGGCTGATGTTTCGAACCGGAATGAGCGGCCACAATCCTCTGGACGGAATCGACGTTGAGGAGTTGTTTCGCGCCGTCGAGCTTCTCGCCCATCGAGAAGACTTTGAGGGCGTTGCGTTCATCGGATCTTGGCACCAGATGGTGGAGCAGCTCGATCGAGCAACTGTCGCCAGTGGGAGGGTGCAGCATGTGCTAAACACGATCTTTGACGAGCTTTTCCGTCAGTTCCAGAACGGCATTCCACAGTTTCCAAACACTTTAGGTAGTGGGACCATTGACCGTGCGATACAGGACGCCGTCAAGCAGCACGCTGGAAGGGGACCGTCTTTTGGCAGTAACTCGGTACGGGGGGTGGAGGGTGCGATTACGGATACGATTCGCAAAGCCCTGCAGGAATGGGTCGATCGTATGCGTCGATCAAGGTTCTCCGTGGCCGGGCTGACACGAAGAGATCCCGCTGCGGAGACCCTCGGCCAGGTGCTTAGCGACGCTGCGAACGTCCAGTCCGCTGGTCTATACGGAAAGCTGGCTACTCAGCTGCTTCACTTCCTAGTCGACGTCGTGTGGATTACTGACGGTAGTCGAGTCGAGTATCTGGCCGCATTGGGTGAGCTTTCTAGGCGTCAGAATGGTCTGGCGATTGCGAGCTTGAACTACGACAACGCCGTGGAACTGTACGCCAAGCAAGCTGGCCTCACCGTTAGTGATGGAGTCGAGAGCTGGTCCGAGACCGGCACAGTCATGTTCGAGCATGCTGACATCAAGCTGATGAAGCTGCATGGATCAATAGACTGGGTGTCGGCGGACACCAAGCCCACGCCAGAACGCCCATATCGGACACGAGCTATCTCGAAGGTTGCCCCTGAAGACATCGGAAAGGACAAGCACCTTCCGGCAGTAGTGTTTGGACACCGGAATAAGTTAACTGCAAAGGGGCCATTCCTTGACCTCTTGTTCGCATTCAGAGAAGAACTGCACAGAGCGAGCGAACTTGTGGTCGTTGGATACTCATTCCGAGACGAACATGTGAACGAGTATATTGGACAGTGGCTGAACGGCGGAGTCGAACGCACCATGACGATCATTAGTCGCCGAGGGCAGGCCGGTGCTGGGCCATTCGTCAAGGCGGTGGTTAGGGCTGGAAAGGGACGAGTTCGATTCATTGCCGCAAAGGCGAGCGATGGTCTCCAACAGGTGCTAGCGATGAACGACACCCCCGACAGCCAATGA
- a CDS encoding CPBP family intramembrane glutamic endopeptidase, producing the protein MKGPGLIESLGWTASYLIAQILALAAFVAVFVFVVFGSWPANTQEIVDLCLEIDLDRSFVPLGVTNLLCLFVLAPLVRLRLGRGAREYLMVRRPEATPLILVVGSILPLAIVSEQLYRWSMELWKVLSERFPAVGPFANGNAVELMVQFARAESFPILIVAVALGPAIGEELIFRGLIGNGLVSRWGRATGMVITSLLFAAAHGFPPHALATIPIGLYLHHVYLATGSYWMAVIVHFLNNLLVITLARYGAVEALPASPALLCCSAGYVLMTALLLGREGHPAPVTVAGPMLLTGSAGAATLHLRTRLIAVAAVLTFTSAFVWTAMAGV; encoded by the coding sequence GTGAAAGGACCAGGACTGATCGAGTCCCTGGGCTGGACAGCCTCTTACCTGATCGCCCAGATTCTCGCGCTGGCCGCATTCGTCGCGGTCTTCGTCTTTGTGGTATTCGGCTCATGGCCCGCGAACACGCAGGAGATCGTCGACCTCTGCCTTGAGATCGACCTCGACCGCTCTTTCGTCCCGCTCGGTGTGACGAACCTCCTCTGCCTCTTTGTCCTGGCGCCGCTGGTGCGGCTGCGACTGGGACGTGGCGCTCGCGAATACCTGATGGTCCGGCGACCTGAGGCGACGCCGTTGATCCTCGTCGTCGGCTCGATCCTGCCGCTGGCCATCGTCTCCGAACAGCTCTACCGCTGGAGCATGGAGCTGTGGAAGGTTCTCAGCGAGCGGTTTCCGGCCGTCGGGCCCTTTGCCAACGGCAACGCCGTCGAACTGATGGTGCAGTTTGCACGCGCCGAGTCGTTTCCGATCCTGATCGTCGCCGTCGCGCTCGGGCCGGCGATCGGAGAAGAGTTGATTTTCCGCGGGTTGATCGGCAACGGGCTCGTCTCTCGCTGGGGCCGGGCGACAGGAATGGTGATCACGTCGCTCCTGTTTGCCGCGGCCCACGGCTTCCCGCCCCACGCTTTGGCGACGATCCCGATCGGCCTCTATCTGCATCATGTCTATCTGGCGACCGGCAGCTACTGGATGGCCGTCATTGTGCATTTCCTGAACAATCTGCTGGTGATCACGCTGGCAAGGTACGGGGCCGTGGAGGCGCTTCCCGCGTCGCCGGCGCTGCTCTGTTGCTCGGCCGGCTACGTGCTGATGACGGCGTTGTTGCTCGGCCGCGAAGGGCATCCCGCGCCGGTCACCGTGGCGGGCCCGATGCTGCTCACCGGAAGCGCTGGGGCTGCCACACTGCATTTGCGAACGCGACTGATTGCGGTGGCCGCCGTGCTGACCTTCACCTCCGCGTTCGTCTGGACAGCGATGGCCGGCGTCTGA